A genome region from Frankineae bacterium MT45 includes the following:
- a CDS encoding cutinase — translation MKTSVPRRSIRLLIASIVSSALLASIGLAPAYASPAFAATPHTAFGAPSNLRCSAGQVFVARGTLEPGPLGAIVGDPLAAVLTAHAPGRLPFRGVAYPANYFFAYSTSVGATALVHEVDAALAACPAQRIVLVGYSQGAAVVDDVLGWDFTQGVFGGAATSRLPAWATTHVSAVVTFGNPLALFGLHISGKYSARAKEYCAIGDPICQPFGFDLAAHVSYGLDVPDAAAFILSRTPI, via the coding sequence GTGAAGACATCTGTCCCCCGCAGATCAATCCGGCTCCTTATCGCGAGCATCGTGAGCTCTGCCCTGCTCGCGTCAATCGGGCTCGCTCCCGCGTACGCATCCCCCGCATTTGCCGCCACTCCCCACACGGCGTTCGGCGCACCATCCAACCTCCGCTGCAGTGCCGGCCAGGTATTCGTGGCCCGCGGCACCCTCGAGCCGGGCCCACTTGGCGCCATCGTCGGCGACCCCCTCGCGGCCGTGCTCACTGCGCACGCACCGGGGCGCCTACCCTTTCGGGGCGTCGCCTATCCGGCCAACTACTTCTTCGCCTACTCGACCTCTGTCGGCGCGACCGCCCTGGTGCACGAGGTCGATGCCGCCCTGGCCGCCTGCCCGGCACAACGGATCGTCCTCGTCGGCTATTCGCAGGGCGCCGCGGTCGTCGACGACGTCCTCGGCTGGGACTTCACCCAGGGCGTCTTCGGCGGTGCCGCGACGAGCCGGCTACCGGCGTGGGCCACGACTCACGTCTCCGCGGTGGTGACCTTCGGCAATCCGCTGGCCCTCTTCGGACTGCACATCAGCGGCAAGTACAGCGCGCGGGCGAAGGAGTACTGCGCCATCGGAGATCCGATCTGCCAGCCGTTCGGCTTCGATCTGGCGGCGCACGTCTCCTACGGCTTGGACGTCCCTGACGCCGCCGCGTTCATTCTGTCCCGGACGCCGATCTGA
- a CDS encoding Ferredoxin subunit of nitrite reductase or a ring-hydroxylating dioxygenase, with protein sequence MTATEISRRTVLRSGAAGALGLGATAVVAACSSSSKSDASATSAATSPATSDATSAAPTTSAAATGAATGGAAAPSGTKVAALSAVPVGGTASATLDGAPIVLCQKVAGTVVGFSAICTHQGCTVAPSGTKYDCPCHGSSFDAATGQVLGGPAQSPLPALKVTVADGQIFAEKA encoded by the coding sequence ATGACAGCAACCGAGATCAGCCGCCGCACCGTCCTTCGCTCCGGCGCCGCCGGGGCGCTCGGACTCGGCGCCACTGCCGTCGTCGCCGCCTGCAGCTCCTCCAGTAAGTCCGACGCCAGCGCCACTTCGGCCGCCACGTCGCCGGCGACCAGCGACGCCACCTCGGCGGCCCCGACGACGTCGGCCGCAGCCACGGGGGCCGCGACCGGAGGCGCTGCCGCCCCGAGCGGCACGAAGGTGGCGGCACTCTCGGCCGTGCCAGTCGGCGGAACGGCCTCGGCCACCCTGGACGGAGCACCGATCGTCCTCTGCCAGAAGGTCGCCGGGACGGTCGTCGGGTTCAGCGCCATCTGCACCCACCAGGGCTGCACGGTTGCCCCGAGCGGCACCAAGTACGACTGCCCCTGCCACGGTTCCAGCTTCGACGCGGCCACCGGGCAGGTGCTCGGCGGCCCGGCCCAGAGCCCGCTTCCCGCCCTCAAGGTCACGGTCGCTGACGGTCAGATCTTCGCCGAGAAGGCCTGA
- a CDS encoding RNA polymerase sigma-70 factor, ECF subfamily — protein MRETSTGVEVADRQAEQMRALHAEYSDALWRYALRLTSDPIRAQDVVQETLLRAWRRPEVLEQSDGPVGAWLYTVARNIVIDDQRSARMRREVSTDSPPERPSADHADAALDRWLVADALDGLSAEHREVIVECYYRGKSAAEVAAATGIPAGTVKSRLHYGLRAMRLVLQEMGVTS, from the coding sequence ATGCGCGAGACGTCGACAGGAGTTGAGGTGGCTGACCGCCAGGCGGAGCAGATGCGCGCGCTGCACGCCGAGTACTCCGACGCCCTCTGGCGCTATGCCCTCCGATTGACCAGCGACCCGATCCGGGCCCAGGACGTCGTCCAGGAGACGCTTCTGCGAGCCTGGCGCCGTCCGGAGGTGCTGGAGCAGAGCGACGGACCGGTCGGTGCCTGGCTCTACACCGTGGCTCGAAATATCGTCATCGACGATCAACGCAGCGCCCGGATGCGCCGCGAGGTGAGCACCGACTCGCCTCCCGAGCGTCCGAGCGCCGACCACGCCGACGCGGCGCTGGATCGCTGGCTGGTGGCCGACGCGCTCGACGGGCTCTCGGCCGAGCATCGTGAGGTGATCGTCGAGTGCTACTACCGCGGCAAATCGGCGGCGGAGGTGGCGGCGGCGACCGGGATCCCCGCCGGAACCGTGAAATCCCGGCTGCACTACGGACTGCGGGCCATGCGGCTCGTCCTACAGGAGATGGGGGTGACCAGCTAG
- a CDS encoding RNA polymerase sigma-70 factor, ECF subfamily, with the protein MTEIADDGFERFDRFAEWDAAYVLGALSPQERRDFELHLPGCARCTAAVTELAGMPSLLGRLPADTVPSAERPSTRAELPPLPDTMLASLLGQVRRTRRNRRRVMVAVASLAVAAAAVVALVLQPWQPRAATPAPVALDQVVTSPVHAQIRLVAEHWGTRVEVMCQYDRPAPTNSVPETYPKAGEVYDYTLRITDRTGHSFAAAWWSETAGQSTADPTASVKLPVAEIAKVQVLGEDDRVLLQLDR; encoded by the coding sequence GTGACTGAGATTGCGGACGACGGCTTCGAGCGTTTCGATCGATTCGCCGAGTGGGATGCCGCCTACGTCCTGGGCGCCCTCTCGCCGCAGGAGCGGCGCGACTTCGAGCTGCATCTGCCGGGGTGTGCGCGCTGCACGGCGGCGGTCACCGAGCTTGCCGGCATGCCCAGCCTGCTGGGCAGGCTCCCCGCCGACACCGTGCCGAGTGCGGAGCGTCCGTCCACTCGCGCCGAGCTCCCGCCGCTGCCCGACACCATGCTCGCCTCCCTGCTCGGGCAGGTGCGGCGGACTCGGCGCAATCGGCGACGGGTCATGGTCGCGGTGGCCTCCCTCGCGGTGGCCGCGGCCGCTGTGGTCGCCCTCGTGCTCCAGCCCTGGCAGCCGCGCGCCGCAACCCCGGCGCCGGTCGCGCTGGATCAGGTCGTCACCAGTCCGGTGCACGCCCAGATCCGCCTCGTCGCCGAACACTGGGGCACCCGGGTTGAGGTCATGTGCCAGTACGACCGCCCGGCGCCGACCAACTCGGTGCCGGAGACCTACCCGAAGGCCGGTGAGGTCTATGACTACACACTGCGCATCACCGATCGGACCGGGCACAGCTTCGCGGCGGCGTGGTGGAGCGAGACCGCGGGCCAGTCGACGGCTGACCCGACGGCCAGCGTGAAGCTGCCCGTCGCGGAGATCGCGAAGGTGCAGGTGCTGGGGGAGGACGATCGCGTCCTGCTGCAGTTAGATCGCTAG
- a CDS encoding L-amino acid N-acyltransferase YncA, giving the protein MRSTCLANAPVAANRFARSAMAARRHAGLVDLVPHPWLLRVERTTLTIRPVHPRELSAVAAMHSRCSPRTLLDRFRTGGKGPSVLAMDQMVRSSLSFVAATSRGEIVAMAVAEPDRLHSGDAADVGVLVEDKWQGKGIGRELLSHLAGAALVHGYSELITYTATSAADAQRLLLEIGATRVVNDRQRPHLHTYLPESAALGLGAVRERLAS; this is encoded by the coding sequence ATGCGCTCAACTTGTCTAGCCAATGCCCCCGTAGCGGCGAATCGATTCGCGCGATCAGCCATGGCCGCCCGCCGGCACGCCGGGCTCGTCGACCTTGTCCCGCACCCGTGGTTGCTTCGGGTCGAGCGGACGACACTGACGATCCGTCCGGTGCACCCGCGGGAGCTCTCCGCCGTGGCCGCCATGCACTCGCGCTGCTCGCCGCGCACCCTCCTCGATCGCTTCCGGACCGGAGGCAAGGGACCGTCGGTGCTGGCGATGGATCAGATGGTTCGCAGCAGCCTCAGCTTCGTCGCGGCCACCTCCCGCGGCGAGATCGTTGCGATGGCCGTCGCCGAGCCTGACCGCCTGCACTCAGGTGACGCCGCCGACGTCGGCGTGCTCGTCGAGGACAAGTGGCAGGGGAAGGGAATCGGCCGTGAATTGCTCAGTCATCTGGCCGGCGCCGCGCTCGTGCACGGGTACTCGGAGCTGATCACCTACACCGCCACCTCGGCCGCCGACGCGCAGCGCCTGCTGCTGGAGATCGGCGCGACCCGCGTGGTGAACGACCGGCAGCGCCCCCATCTGCACACCTACCTCCCCGAGTCGGCCGCGCTCGGGCTGGGCGCAGTCCGGGAGCGTCTGGCCAGCTAA
- a CDS encoding NADP-dependent 3-hydroxy acid dehydrogenase YdfG — MVTGASSGIGAATARRLATEGFHVYAAARRRDRLDALVAENPGIEAVTLDVTSPESVAELAGRLEDVSVLVNNAGGAIGVETVADADPADWQQMYETNVIGALRVTQALIPALERGAGGHIVLTGSIAGHLVYEGGGGYTAAKHAASAMVQTLRLELNGRPIRVTEIAPGMVATEEFSLVRLRGDASAAARVYAGVDAPLTADDIADCISFAVTRPPHVNVDLLVVKPIAQAAPHKVARNN, encoded by the coding sequence GTGGTTACCGGGGCCAGCAGCGGCATTGGGGCGGCCACCGCCAGACGGCTGGCCACCGAGGGGTTCCACGTCTACGCGGCCGCCCGTCGGCGCGACCGTCTGGACGCACTCGTCGCCGAGAACCCCGGGATCGAGGCGGTGACCCTGGACGTCACCTCGCCCGAGTCGGTCGCCGAACTGGCCGGCCGGCTGGAGGACGTCAGCGTGCTGGTGAACAACGCCGGCGGCGCGATCGGGGTCGAGACGGTGGCCGATGCTGATCCGGCCGACTGGCAGCAGATGTACGAGACGAACGTCATCGGGGCACTGCGGGTGACGCAGGCTCTGATCCCGGCGCTGGAGCGGGGTGCGGGCGGCCACATCGTGCTCACCGGCTCTATCGCCGGCCACCTCGTCTATGAGGGTGGCGGTGGGTACACGGCCGCCAAGCACGCCGCGTCGGCCATGGTCCAGACGCTGCGGCTGGAGTTGAACGGACGCCCAATCCGGGTCACCGAGATCGCCCCCGGGATGGTGGCGACGGAGGAGTTCTCACTCGTCCGGCTGCGTGGAGACGCCTCGGCTGCGGCCCGGGTCTACGCCGGTGTCGACGCGCCGCTGACGGCCGATGACATCGCCGACTGCATCAGCTTCGCGGTGACCCGGCCTCCTCACGTGAACGTCGATCTGCTCGTCGTGAAACCGATCGCGCAGGCCGCGCCGCACAAGGTCGCCCGCAACAACTGA
- a CDS encoding D-inositol-3-phosphate glycosyltransferase (manually curated): protein MRRVAMLSVHTSPLDIPGGGDAGGMNVYIVETARRLAAAGVEVEIFTRATASNQPPIVEMCPGVLVRHVVAGPFEGLGKDDLPAQMCAFAAAVQRAEAFHESGWYDLIHSHYWLSGQVGWLARDRWGVPLVHSAHTLGKVKNMALAEGDPPEPRARIIGEEQVVAESDRLIASTADEAKALIDLYDADPTRVSIVPPGVDLEVFTPDVAGGVAGARSRLGIDPRAQVLLFVGRIQPLKAPDVLLRAIAQLDARHRERPVQTLIVGAPSGSGLAHPKWLPELAAHLGIADMVEFRPPAARQELADLYRAADLTVVPSYNESFGLVALESQACGTPVLAAEVGGLPTAVHHGVSGLLVDGHDPRKWGDVLGSLLDDPARLAALAAGSRAHAKHFSWERTTAELMGAYHDAIDSFASRTQRIG from the coding sequence GTGCGGCGAGTTGCCATGCTCAGCGTGCATACCTCACCGCTGGACATCCCCGGAGGCGGCGACGCCGGAGGGATGAACGTCTACATCGTCGAGACGGCCCGCCGCCTGGCCGCCGCCGGTGTCGAGGTTGAGATCTTCACCCGGGCCACCGCCAGTAACCAGCCGCCGATCGTCGAGATGTGCCCGGGTGTGCTCGTCCGGCATGTGGTGGCCGGGCCCTTCGAAGGGCTGGGCAAGGACGACCTGCCGGCCCAGATGTGCGCCTTCGCCGCGGCCGTTCAGCGCGCCGAAGCCTTCCACGAATCCGGCTGGTACGACCTGATCCACTCGCACTACTGGCTCAGCGGCCAGGTCGGCTGGCTGGCCCGAGACCGCTGGGGGGTGCCGCTGGTCCATTCGGCGCACACCCTGGGCAAGGTGAAGAACATGGCGCTGGCCGAGGGCGACCCGCCTGAGCCCCGGGCCCGGATCATCGGTGAGGAGCAGGTCGTCGCCGAGTCAGACCGTCTCATCGCATCGACGGCCGACGAGGCGAAGGCCCTCATCGACCTCTACGACGCCGATCCGACCCGGGTGTCGATCGTGCCGCCCGGGGTCGACCTCGAGGTCTTCACACCGGACGTCGCGGGCGGGGTGGCCGGTGCGCGCAGCCGGCTGGGGATCGATCCGCGGGCTCAGGTGCTCCTCTTCGTCGGTCGGATCCAGCCGTTGAAGGCCCCGGACGTGCTGCTGCGGGCCATCGCCCAACTCGACGCGCGGCACCGGGAGCGCCCGGTGCAGACCCTGATCGTCGGTGCGCCCAGCGGGAGCGGGTTGGCCCACCCGAAGTGGCTCCCCGAACTCGCCGCGCACCTCGGCATCGCCGACATGGTCGAGTTCCGGCCGCCGGCCGCGCGCCAGGAGTTGGCCGACCTTTACCGGGCGGCCGACCTCACCGTCGTGCCGAGCTACAACGAATCCTTCGGCCTGGTTGCGCTGGAGTCGCAGGCCTGCGGGACGCCGGTACTCGCGGCCGAGGTCGGAGGTCTACCGACGGCGGTGCACCACGGCGTCTCGGGCCTGTTGGTCGACGGACACGATCCACGGAAGTGGGGCGACGTCCTCGGGAGCCTCCTCGACGACCCGGCTCGCCTGGCCGCGCTGGCCGCCGGTTCCCGGGCGCACGCCAAGCACTTCTCCTGGGAGCGGACGACGGCGGAGTTGATGGGCGCCTACCACGACGCGATCGACTCCTTCGCCTCCCGCACCCAGCGAATCGGATGA
- a CDS encoding Putative sensory transduction regulator, translating into MSDSPARSRGAEQASVAATIEAALVDGGLQFERIGDLEFAVNLPGERRLKTACLLTVGEHALAIEAFVVRKPDENHEQFYAFLLRHNARLYAVSWSIDDTGDVYLTGRVPLHSVTADEVDRILGSVLEYADHTFNTLLKIGFGSSIRREWAWRVKNGESLANLQAFADFAQREPADPSRAEPSATEA; encoded by the coding sequence ATGAGCGATAGCCCGGCGAGATCCCGAGGTGCGGAGCAGGCGTCGGTGGCGGCGACGATCGAGGCGGCTCTGGTCGATGGTGGCCTACAGTTCGAGCGGATCGGTGACCTTGAGTTCGCGGTCAACCTCCCCGGAGAGCGGCGCCTGAAGACGGCCTGCCTGCTTACGGTGGGCGAGCACGCGCTGGCGATCGAGGCCTTCGTCGTGCGCAAGCCGGACGAGAATCACGAGCAATTCTATGCCTTTCTGCTGCGCCACAATGCGCGCTTGTATGCCGTCTCCTGGTCGATCGACGACACCGGCGACGTCTACCTGACTGGACGAGTGCCGCTTCATTCGGTGACGGCCGACGAGGTCGACCGGATCCTCGGCAGCGTGCTGGAGTACGCCGACCACACCTTCAACACGCTGCTCAAGATCGGCTTCGGCTCCTCCATCCGCCGCGAGTGGGCCTGGCGGGTGAAGAACGGGGAATCACTGGCAAATCTGCAGGCATTCGCCGACTTCGCGCAGCGGGAGCCGGCGGACCCGTCGCGGGCCGAGCCGTCCGCAACTGAGGCCTAG
- a CDS encoding Glycosyl transferase family 2 — protein sequence MPTTIAACLIVRDEAERLSTCLESLRGAVDELVLHDTGSTDTTVEIAREFQVNVIVGEWRDDFAQARNVALQAASARWILSVDADETVEVDAGVLRRVLADADESVDAFAVEISSGSGPDAWGLQAHQEVKLFRRGIAAYTGRVHEQLERPDGQPLRVQQLDPAVLRLRHSGYSEAAAAAEKAARNARLGRLEVHDLRADPTTNPQRLSRAELDLGRGLMGSGDLAGAVAELERVRTRPEQLEAWAWATDLLARIGLRANRPEEVLRLADELAATGLADQYPDWLRAQALGLLGQADECRRVLLTITSLHDLAGRELDLAPVRELMALAIANGAQPD from the coding sequence GTGCCGACGACGATCGCGGCCTGTCTGATCGTCCGTGACGAGGCCGAGCGCCTCTCCACCTGCCTGGAGTCGCTGCGCGGCGCCGTAGACGAGCTAGTCCTCCACGACACCGGCTCGACCGACACGACCGTCGAGATAGCTCGAGAATTCCAGGTGAACGTGATCGTTGGCGAGTGGCGCGACGACTTCGCTCAGGCGCGCAACGTCGCCCTCCAGGCCGCCTCGGCGCGCTGGATCCTCTCCGTCGACGCCGACGAGACGGTCGAGGTCGACGCCGGCGTACTGCGGCGGGTGCTCGCCGATGCCGACGAGTCGGTGGATGCCTTCGCCGTCGAGATCAGCAGTGGCAGCGGACCGGACGCCTGGGGATTGCAGGCCCATCAGGAGGTGAAGCTATTTCGACGGGGCATCGCCGCCTACACCGGTCGGGTCCACGAACAGCTCGAACGCCCGGACGGGCAACCGCTGCGTGTCCAGCAGCTTGACCCGGCCGTCCTGCGTCTGCGGCACTCCGGCTACAGCGAGGCGGCGGCCGCGGCCGAAAAGGCGGCCCGCAATGCCCGCCTCGGACGCCTGGAGGTCCACGACCTGCGGGCGGATCCCACCACGAACCCGCAGCGCCTGAGCCGGGCCGAACTCGACCTCGGTCGCGGCCTGATGGGCTCCGGTGATCTGGCCGGGGCGGTGGCCGAGTTGGAGCGGGTGCGGACGCGCCCCGAGCAGCTCGAGGCCTGGGCCTGGGCAACCGACCTGCTGGCCCGGATCGGGCTGCGCGCGAACCGGCCCGAGGAAGTGCTGCGGCTCGCCGACGAGCTGGCCGCGACCGGACTGGCCGACCAGTACCCCGACTGGCTGCGAGCCCAGGCGCTGGGCCTACTGGGCCAGGCCGACGAGTGCCGTCGCGTCTTGCTGACGATCACCTCGCTGCACGACCTGGCCGGACGGGAACTCGATCTGGCGCCGGTGCGCGAGCTGATGGCGCTCGCCATCGCGAATGGCGCGCAACCCGACTAA
- a CDS encoding transcriptional regulator, TetR family, which yields MYGRRVSYETQAQREHTGRRRNEAAREAILEAAADLLATSDSTTISVASLAAAAGVGRQTIYRWWPSKGAVLLEAMTLRARAAVPRSDAGSLAANLSTFVLATFREARRDPTRRLLRSVMAESLRDEPAARSLAEFTAGRRAALRAVFDAARDRGETSADLDVELLIDQVFGLLWYRTLIEHAPLTDRAARALATGIARQATG from the coding sequence ATGTATGGTCGCCGGGTGAGTTACGAAACACAGGCGCAGCGAGAGCACACCGGCCGGCGGCGCAACGAGGCGGCCCGGGAGGCGATCCTGGAGGCGGCGGCCGACCTGCTGGCCACCAGCGACTCGACCACGATCAGCGTCGCTTCGCTCGCGGCAGCAGCCGGCGTCGGCCGGCAGACGATCTACCGCTGGTGGCCGTCGAAGGGGGCGGTGCTGCTAGAAGCGATGACGCTTCGCGCCAGGGCTGCCGTGCCCCGCTCGGACGCCGGATCGCTGGCGGCCAATCTCAGCACCTTCGTGCTGGCGACGTTCCGCGAGGCCCGCCGGGACCCGACAAGACGGCTGCTGCGAAGCGTCATGGCCGAGTCGCTGCGCGATGAGCCGGCGGCCCGAAGCCTGGCCGAGTTCACCGCCGGGCGGCGAGCGGCGCTGCGCGCGGTCTTCGACGCCGCCCGAGACCGTGGCGAAACGTCGGCCGACCTCGACGTGGAGCTTCTGATCGATCAGGTCTTCGGCCTGCTCTGGTACCGGACCCTGATCGAGCACGCACCGTTGACGGACCGGGCCGCCCGGGCACTGGCCACCGGGATCGCCCGGCAGGCGACCGGCTAA
- a CDS encoding deazaflavin-dependent oxidoreductase, nitroreductase family — translation MPTKKRLATWFHRYLANPVTRRMPGQTVLETIGRTSGLPRQTPIGGRVIDGAFWLVSDHGEKSNYVRNIKANPLVRIRIANEWRPATARLVPDDDPRLRLKKLPKFNGMLVRALGTDLLSVRLDLDPV, via the coding sequence ATGCCGACGAAGAAGCGACTCGCCACCTGGTTTCACCGCTATCTTGCGAATCCGGTCACGCGCCGGATGCCGGGTCAGACGGTCCTGGAGACGATCGGCCGTACCAGCGGGCTACCGCGCCAGACCCCGATCGGTGGGCGGGTGATCGACGGTGCCTTCTGGCTGGTGAGTGACCACGGCGAGAAGTCGAACTACGTGCGGAACATCAAAGCGAACCCGCTGGTACGTATCCGCATCGCCAACGAGTGGCGCCCGGCGACCGCCCGCCTCGTGCCCGACGACGACCCGCGCCTGCGATTGAAGAAACTGCCGAAATTCAACGGCATGCTCGTGCGCGCGCTCGGGACCGACCTGCTCTCAGTTCGGCTCGATCTGGACCCGGTTTGA
- a CDS encoding drug resistance transporter, EmrB/QacA subfamily: MNPDTIQRRRWLILSVLVICLLVVILDNTILNVALRTIQGDLDASQSQMQWAVDSYALVFAGLLITMGVAGDRFGRKKVLFLGMTAFGLTSALCSFANSPTTLILFRALMGVGAAAVQPQTLSIIQNVFEPRERPKAIGIWAGASGMAIALGPIAGGALLKYFWWGSVFLVNVPIVLIGVIAIFFLIPESRDPHPQRVDPFGVLLSIVALVVLVYGVIEGGNSNDWLSWKSTGAILLGLVLLGLFVYLEKRSTHPTIDVTLFTNKHFAAGSFALAMTFFALMGSTFYLAYFLQAVRGYTPLAAGCALIAVAAAVMIASVLAPRLSSRFGPRLVTGFGLTLFGCAMISYAFSTETMPQWAIELAMFAMGAGMGLTMTPATNAIMSAVPREKAGAGSAVNNTVRQVAGALGVAVLGSLLAVSFRTHLGSSTPADLATQLDQPTAIVSTLPESAQVTPLVRKDASESIGGALEFAGSAGEALKNRAQLAGSAPADVAELKQHDESLIGTFVAETKSAFVDAMHFASLFAGLAGLVGAVVAFLFFPSRSEFAEHRSVPSRDAEPVVAH; encoded by the coding sequence GTGAACCCCGACACGATTCAGCGCCGTAGATGGCTCATCCTCTCTGTGCTGGTGATCTGCCTGCTGGTGGTGATCCTCGACAACACCATCCTCAACGTTGCCCTGCGGACCATCCAGGGCGACCTCGATGCGTCCCAGAGTCAGATGCAGTGGGCGGTGGACAGCTACGCGCTGGTCTTCGCCGGACTCCTCATCACAATGGGCGTGGCTGGTGACCGCTTCGGCCGCAAGAAGGTGCTCTTCCTCGGCATGACGGCCTTCGGCCTCACGTCGGCGCTCTGCTCCTTCGCCAACTCGCCGACCACCCTCATCCTCTTCCGGGCGCTGATGGGCGTCGGGGCGGCCGCGGTCCAGCCGCAGACGCTTTCGATCATCCAGAACGTCTTCGAACCGCGTGAGCGGCCGAAGGCGATCGGCATCTGGGCCGGCGCCTCGGGCATGGCGATCGCCCTCGGCCCGATCGCCGGCGGCGCCCTGTTGAAGTACTTCTGGTGGGGTTCGGTCTTCCTGGTGAACGTGCCGATCGTGCTCATCGGTGTCATCGCGATCTTCTTCCTGATCCCTGAATCGCGCGATCCCCACCCGCAGCGGGTCGACCCGTTCGGCGTGCTGCTGTCGATCGTCGCGCTGGTGGTTCTCGTCTACGGCGTCATCGAGGGCGGGAACAGCAACGACTGGCTGAGCTGGAAGTCCACCGGCGCGATCCTGCTCGGACTCGTGCTCCTGGGCCTCTTCGTCTACCTGGAGAAGCGCAGCACGCATCCGACGATCGACGTAACCCTCTTTACGAATAAGCACTTCGCTGCCGGTAGCTTCGCCTTGGCGATGACGTTCTTCGCGTTGATGGGCTCGACGTTCTACCTGGCCTACTTCCTGCAGGCGGTGCGCGGGTACACACCATTGGCGGCGGGCTGCGCCCTGATCGCCGTGGCCGCCGCGGTGATGATCGCCTCGGTCCTGGCGCCGCGCCTATCGTCCCGCTTCGGTCCGAGGCTGGTCACCGGGTTCGGGTTGACGCTCTTCGGATGTGCCATGATTTCCTACGCATTCTCCACCGAGACCATGCCGCAGTGGGCCATCGAGCTCGCCATGTTCGCGATGGGTGCCGGCATGGGACTGACGATGACACCGGCCACCAACGCGATCATGAGCGCCGTCCCCAGAGAGAAGGCCGGGGCGGGGTCAGCCGTGAACAACACCGTGCGCCAGGTCGCCGGCGCCCTCGGTGTGGCGGTCCTCGGGTCGCTGCTGGCCGTCTCCTTCCGAACCCATCTGGGCTCCTCGACGCCAGCGGACCTGGCCACCCAGCTCGATCAGCCGACCGCCATCGTCTCCACCCTTCCGGAGTCGGCCCAGGTGACACCCCTGGTTCGCAAGGACGCCAGCGAATCGATCGGTGGGGCGCTGGAGTTCGCCGGGAGCGCCGGAGAAGCGCTGAAGAACCGGGCCCAGCTGGCCGGCTCCGCCCCGGCCGACGTCGCCGAGTTGAAGCAGCACGACGAGTCGCTGATCGGCACCTTCGTGGCCGAGACCAAGAGCGCCTTCGTCGACGCGATGCACTTCGCTTCGCTCTTCGCCGGGCTGGCCGGACTCGTCGGGGCCGTCGTCGCGTTCCTCTTCTTCCCCAGTCGCTCCGAGTTTGCCGAGCACCGTTCTGTCCCGAGCCGGGACGCCGAACCGGTGGTGGCCCATTGA
- a CDS encoding transcriptional regulator, TetR family, translating into MTVDSLPTVSVGRPRRDATDSAILDATTELLAEIGWTGLTVEGVAARAGVAKTTIYRRWPGKDELALEAINRLKGPIVRAPGGSVRDDLVFLMERMRRHWVNSQHGRIMRRVLADGNDRPDVYRTMRERLIRPRQEVTRAVLERGVAEGSIATGVDLDWVVSALAAPVILAVLTHQPRVTRAMIEFNVDMVLRGVAP; encoded by the coding sequence TTGACGGTCGATTCTCTGCCCACCGTCTCGGTGGGGCGTCCTCGTCGAGACGCCACCGACTCGGCCATCCTCGACGCCACCACGGAACTGCTGGCTGAGATCGGCTGGACCGGCCTCACCGTCGAAGGGGTCGCGGCCCGGGCCGGGGTCGCCAAAACGACGATCTACCGTCGCTGGCCCGGCAAGGACGAGCTGGCGCTGGAGGCGATCAACCGCCTCAAGGGGCCGATCGTCCGCGCGCCGGGCGGCAGCGTCCGGGACGATCTCGTCTTCCTGATGGAGCGAATGCGCCGGCACTGGGTCAACAGCCAGCACGGCCGGATCATGCGACGGGTACTGGCCGACGGCAACGATCGGCCGGACGTCTACCGGACGATGCGCGAGCGGCTGATCCGTCCGCGCCAGGAAGTGACCCGCGCGGTGCTGGAGCGCGGGGTCGCCGAGGGGTCGATCGCAACCGGCGTCGACCTCGACTGGGTCGTCTCGGCCCTGGCCGCACCGGTGATCCTGGCCGTGCTCACCCATCAGCCGCGGGTCACCCGGGCGATGATCGAGTTCAACGTCGACATGGTGCTGCGCGGTGTCGCCCCGTAA